The proteins below come from a single Malus sylvestris chromosome 3, drMalSylv7.2, whole genome shotgun sequence genomic window:
- the LOC126616633 gene encoding uncharacterized protein LOC126616633 isoform X2, translated as MNNKSNQSFDREENHSKKESAISTPESRFNQTLRNVQGLLKGRSIPGKVLLTRRSNLADPSKLQVPSPNYGRSLSFNDAQTSDRRALEEDNEVLGNPSNNENSNKLTSSTSNVDNISRGAKKSAMGARATDSARVMKFTKVLSETTVILEKLRELAWSGVPPYMRPDVWRLLLGYAPSNSDRREGVLRRKRLEYLDCASQYYDIPDTERSDDEINMLRQIAVDCPRTVPDVSFFQQEQVQKSLERILYTWAIRHPASGYVQGINDLVTPFLVVFLSEYLDGSVDNWLISDLSPDKISNVEADCYWCLSNLLEGMQDHYTFAQPGIQRLVFKLKELVRRIDEPVSRHVEEQGLEFLQFAFRWFNCLLIREIPFNLISRLWDTYLAEGDALPDFLVYIFASFLLTLKLF; from the exons ATGAACAACAAGAGCAATCAGAGCTTCGACAGAGAAGAAAATCACTCCAAGAAAGAAAGCGCAATCTCAACCCCCGAATCCAGATTCAACCAAACCCTCAGAAATGTTCAAGG GTTGCTCAAAGGGCGTAGTATTCCCGGTAAAGTGTTACTGACTAGGAGGTCAAACCTGGCGGATCCTTCAAAATTACAAGTGCCCTCTCCAAATTATGGAAGGAGCTTATCATTCAATGATGCTCAAACAAGTGATCGCAGAGCCTTGGAG GAAGACAACGAGGTTCTAGGCAACCCCAGCAATAATGAAAATTCAAATAAGTTAACATCATCAACCTCGAATGTTGACAATATTTCTAGAGGAGCTAAAAAATCTGCCATGGGAGCTAGAGCTACTGATTCTGCAAGAGTTATGAAGTTCACAAAGGTTCTTTCAGAGACAACAGTGATATTAG AAAAGTTGCGTGAGTTGGCTTGGAGTGGCGTACCACCATATATGCGGCCCGACGTATGGAGGCTTCTTTTG GGATATGCACCATCTAATTCAGATAGAAGGGAGGGAGTTCTAAGAAGGAAGCGCCTTGAGTATCTTGACTGTGCTTCTCAGTACTATGATATTCCGGATACTGAGCGTTCAGATGATGAGATAAACATGCTTCGTCAG ATTGCTGTTGATTGCCCAAGAACTGTGCCAGATGTATCTTTCTTTCAGCAGGAGCAAGTCCAGAAATCCTTGGAGCGCATCCTTTATACCTG GGCAATTCGACATCCTGCAAGTGGATATGTTCAGGGAATAAATGATCTTGTTACTCCCTTTCTAGTTGTTTTCTTGTCAGAATACTTAGACGGGAGTGTGGATAATTGGTTGATCTCCGATCTGTCTCCTGATAAAATATCTAATGTAGAGGCTGACTGCTATTGGTGCCTATCAAATTTACTTGAAGGTATGCAAGATCATTACACTTTTGCTCAGCCAGGAATCCAGAGGCTTGTGTTTAAACTAAAGGAATTGGTCAGGCGGATTGATG AACCTGTATCTAGACACGTGGAGGAGCAAGGACTcgaatttcttcaatttgctttTCGGTGGTTCAACTGTCTTCTAATACGCGAG